One region of Dissulfurirhabdus thermomarina genomic DNA includes:
- a CDS encoding nucleoside recognition domain-containing protein, which produces MRSSRPPSTEPYRRLAAAAVAVAAVAGAAWLLVRAPGVDAEMLLRRVAWPLARLTGIMALTLAASAVLEGYGWSAAVARFTAPLMRLGNLGHAAGEAYTAAFLSGVAGSTLLQNAYEEGRIGRRELILAVLMNHGLPSYVLHLPPTLAVILPLAGSAGLVYVGLTFAAALIRTFGVLLAGRLLLPRPAAGGAAPAPGQGPGHGRGDHRRVRRLLHRYLLHRLRRITLYTVPIYMLVVAAQQWGVFRWLQAAAARHFTAGLIPVEGVSVVVFSVVAEFAAGAAAAGAMLREGILTRPETVLALLLGNVIATPLRALRHQLAHYLGVFRPGRGIFLLALGQAIRVASVLAVGLAYYLATR; this is translated from the coding sequence ATGAGATCCTCCCGGCCCCCTTCCACCGAGCCCTACCGCCGCCTCGCGGCGGCGGCCGTCGCGGTCGCGGCCGTCGCCGGCGCCGCCTGGCTGCTGGTGCGCGCCCCCGGCGTGGATGCGGAGATGCTGCTCCGCCGCGTGGCTTGGCCCCTCGCCCGCTTGACGGGGATCATGGCCCTGACCCTGGCGGCCAGCGCCGTTCTCGAGGGGTACGGCTGGTCCGCCGCGGTGGCGAGGTTCACGGCCCCCCTCATGCGGCTCGGCAACCTCGGCCACGCCGCCGGCGAGGCCTACACCGCGGCCTTCCTCTCGGGGGTGGCGGGGAGCACCCTCCTCCAGAACGCCTATGAAGAAGGGCGTATCGGACGGCGCGAGCTGATCCTGGCGGTCCTGATGAACCACGGGCTCCCTTCCTACGTGTTGCATCTCCCCCCTACCCTGGCCGTCATCCTGCCGCTGGCGGGATCGGCCGGGCTGGTATACGTGGGGCTCACCTTCGCCGCGGCCCTGATCCGGACCTTCGGCGTGCTCCTGGCCGGCCGCCTCCTGCTGCCGCGGCCGGCGGCCGGCGGGGCGGCGCCGGCACCCGGGCAGGGGCCGGGCCACGGCCGGGGGGATCACCGCCGCGTCCGGCGTCTGCTTCACCGCTACCTCCTCCACCGGCTCCGCCGCATCACCCTCTACACGGTGCCCATCTACATGCTGGTGGTGGCGGCGCAGCAGTGGGGGGTCTTCCGGTGGCTGCAGGCGGCGGCGGCCCGGCACTTCACCGCCGGCCTCATCCCCGTGGAGGGGGTGTCCGTGGTGGTCTTCTCCGTGGTGGCGGAGTTCGCCGCCGGGGCCGCGGCCGCCGGGGCCATGCTCCGCGAGGGGATCCTCACCCGCCCGGAGACCGTCCTTGCCCTGCTGCTCGGCAACGTCATCGCCACGCCGCTTCGTGCCCTGCGTCACCAGCTGGCCCACTACCTCGGGGTCTTCAGGCCCGGCCGCGGCATCTTCCTCCTGGCCCTGGGCCAGGCCATCCGGGTGGCCAGCGTCCTCGCCGTGGGGCTGGCCTATTACCTTGCGACTCGATAA
- the aat gene encoding leucyl/phenylalanyl-tRNA--protein transferase → MTVYLLDELNVFPSPDWARDDGLLAVGGDLSLPRLVAAYRQGIFPWYNPGEPILWWSPDPRLVLFPGKLHVSRRLKRILRRREFDVTFDHTFGQVIGMCAEVRRSRGEGTWLTEEMISAYTALHRRGIAHSVEVWREGRLAGGLYGVALGRIFFGESMFSLVSNASKVAFTALARQLEQWRFFLLDCQVATPHLRQFGTEEIPRALFCAYLREGVDAASLAPAGGWHRVKVETDRLVKAGGRPDPGRCAA, encoded by the coding sequence ATGACGGTCTACCTCCTGGACGAACTCAACGTCTTTCCCTCCCCGGACTGGGCCCGGGACGACGGGCTCCTCGCCGTCGGGGGTGACCTCAGCCTTCCCCGCCTGGTCGCGGCCTACCGCCAAGGGATCTTCCCTTGGTACAACCCCGGCGAACCCATCCTCTGGTGGTCGCCGGATCCACGCCTGGTCCTCTTCCCGGGGAAGCTCCACGTCTCCCGCCGGCTCAAGCGCATCCTCCGCCGGCGGGAGTTCGATGTGACCTTCGACCACACCTTCGGTCAGGTCATCGGGATGTGCGCCGAGGTCCGCCGGTCCAGGGGCGAGGGGACCTGGCTCACCGAGGAGATGATCTCGGCCTACACCGCCCTGCACCGGCGGGGTATCGCTCACTCCGTGGAGGTCTGGCGCGAGGGACGGCTGGCGGGCGGGCTCTACGGGGTGGCCCTGGGCCGGATCTTCTTCGGCGAATCCATGTTTTCCCTGGTCTCCAACGCCTCGAAGGTGGCCTTCACCGCCCTGGCCCGGCAGCTCGAGCAGTGGCGCTTCTTCCTCCTCGACTGCCAGGTCGCCACCCCGCACCTCCGGCAGTTCGGCACGGAGGAGATCCCCAGGGCCCTCTTCTGCGCCTACCTCCGGGAGGGCGTGGACGCCGCCAGCCTCGCCCCGGCGGGCGGGTGGCATCGCGTGAAGGTGGAAACGGATCGGCTGGTGAAGGCGGGCGGGCGGCCCGATCCCGGCCGCTGCGCGGCCTGA
- the flgM gene encoding flagellar biosynthesis anti-sigma factor FlgM has protein sequence MKIEDLTQRLQIDAYVNNVEGPQQNRQQDVQQRQDAAPDRVEFSTGSRLMQRVADVMKVEEPGRAEMVEALKQQVQQGTYAAEPGGVADAMMRDLLKELG, from the coding sequence ATGAAGATCGAGGATCTCACCCAGCGACTCCAGATCGATGCCTACGTGAACAACGTCGAGGGGCCGCAGCAGAACCGGCAGCAGGACGTCCAGCAGCGCCAGGACGCCGCTCCCGACCGCGTGGAGTTCTCCACCGGGTCCCGGCTCATGCAGCGCGTGGCCGATGTCATGAAGGTCGAGGAGCCCGGCCGCGCCGAGATGGTCGAGGCGCTCAAGCAGCAGGTCCAGCAGGGCACCTACGCGGCGGAGCCCGGCGGGGTGGCCGACGCCATGATGCGGGACCTGCTCAAGGAACTCGGCTGA
- a CDS encoding Mrp/NBP35 family ATP-binding protein — protein MTLTKEAVLDRLKDVKDPELGKGLVELGMIRDVEVAGPAVRVTVALTMAACPMKTTIRDDVERAVRGLEGVEHVEVVLTAMTSEERARLFGREPSEMEGMKAVRRVLAVASGKGGVGKTTVTVNLSLALARKGHRVGILDADLHGPDIPLMLGITERPLGSGGMLLPVERHGLKVMSTGMLAGEGVPIIWRGALVNKAVKEFFGRVRWGELDFLVVDLPPGTGDAPLTLVQSIPMAGVVMVTTPQKVALSDVRRAFGLFRAKEVPVLGVVENMSFLRVPGSDQVMEVFGSGGGEKLAKAFKVPLLGKIPLDPAIREAGDAGRPAVLDEGSEAARAFDEVAERLLSVLPAVGEKEQ, from the coding sequence ATGACCCTCACCAAGGAAGCGGTCCTCGACCGCCTGAAGGACGTCAAGGATCCCGAGCTCGGCAAGGGGCTCGTGGAACTCGGCATGATTCGCGACGTGGAGGTGGCCGGGCCGGCGGTCCGGGTCACCGTGGCCCTCACCATGGCCGCCTGCCCCATGAAGACCACCATCCGGGACGACGTGGAGCGGGCCGTCCGGGGCCTGGAGGGCGTGGAACACGTGGAGGTGGTGCTCACCGCCATGACCTCCGAGGAACGCGCCCGGCTCTTCGGCCGGGAACCCTCGGAGATGGAAGGGATGAAGGCGGTCCGCCGTGTCCTGGCGGTGGCCAGCGGGAAGGGGGGTGTCGGCAAGACCACCGTCACCGTGAATCTCTCCCTGGCGCTCGCCCGCAAGGGCCACCGGGTGGGCATCCTCGACGCGGACCTCCACGGCCCGGACATTCCGCTCATGCTGGGCATCACGGAACGGCCGCTGGGGAGCGGGGGCATGCTGCTCCCGGTGGAACGCCACGGCCTCAAGGTCATGTCCACGGGGATGCTGGCCGGCGAGGGGGTCCCCATCATCTGGCGCGGGGCCCTGGTCAACAAGGCCGTCAAGGAGTTCTTCGGGCGGGTGCGCTGGGGGGAGCTGGACTTCCTCGTGGTGGATCTTCCGCCGGGGACGGGGGACGCCCCGCTCACCCTGGTCCAGTCCATTCCCATGGCGGGGGTGGTCATGGTCACCACCCCGCAGAAGGTGGCGCTCTCGGACGTCCGGAGGGCCTTCGGGCTCTTCCGCGCCAAGGAGGTGCCGGTCCTGGGCGTGGTGGAAAACATGTCCTTCCTCCGCGTGCCCGGTTCCGACCAGGTCATGGAGGTCTTCGGCAGCGGCGGCGGAGAGAAGTTGGCCAAGGCCTTCAAGGTGCCGCTGCTGGGCAAAATCCCCCTCGACCCGGCGATCCGCGAGGCCGGGGATGCCGGCCGCCCGGCGGTGCTCGACGAGGGAAGCGAGGCCGCCCGGGCCTTCGACGAGGTCGCCGAACGGCTCCTGTCGGTCCTCCCGGCCGTCGGCGAAAAAGAACAATAA
- the clpS gene encoding ATP-dependent Clp protease adapter ClpS produces MSWKAPDGDTELLSREREQVEEPPEYKVLLHNDDYTTMDFVVEILRDVFHKSTEEATRIMLNVHHQGVGVCGIYTAEIAETKVATVHDRARKAGFPLMASMEQV; encoded by the coding sequence ATGAGTTGGAAGGCGCCGGACGGCGACACGGAACTGCTCTCCCGGGAACGGGAGCAAGTGGAGGAGCCTCCCGAATACAAGGTTTTGCTCCATAATGACGATTATACGACCATGGACTTCGTGGTGGAGATCCTCAGGGACGTCTTCCACAAGTCCACCGAGGAGGCGACCCGCATCATGCTGAACGTCCACCACCAGGGCGTCGGGGTCTGCGGGATCTACACCGCCGAGATCGCGGAAACCAAGGTGGCCACGGTCCACGACCGGGCCAGGAAAGCGGGCTTCCCCCTCATGGCCAGCATGGAGCAGGTCTGA
- the clpA gene encoding ATP-dependent Clp protease ATP-binding subunit ClpA, producing the protein MISKEVEHTLTAAAREAHLRHHEYLSLEHLLFALVQSEKGAQALRACGGDPAVLKAELEIFFQRHMERSPGDEPHPPQPTVALQRVLHRAIMHVQSAGKSEADIGDLMAALMAEEESHAVRLLARQGITRLDILQYISHGVTKVPLATEHREACPGCGPGGREAPASAPGTALEAFTVNLSRRAAEGRIDPLVGRRAELERTLQVLTRRRKNNPIYVGEPGVGKTALAEGLALRIHQGDVPPLLADAEIYALDMGALLAGTKYRGEFEARLKEVIAQLRERPGAILFIDEIHTIVGAGATSGGSMDASNILKPALAGGEIRCIGSTTYEEYRKFFEKDRALSRRFQKIELQEPSVDETVRILKGLKKRYEDHHRVRYTEGAVKACAELSARHITDRHLPDKAIDVMDEAAAAKRLAAPAGRGGRPLSVTVKDVERVVARMARIPERSVSHSDRAALEHLPDRLKEQVFGQDHAVDLVARAIKRSRAGLGQPDHPIGSFLFTGPTGVGKTELARSLAGVLGIHFERFDMSEYMEKHAVARLIGAPPGYVGFDQGGLLTDAVRKHPHCVLLLDEIEKAHPDIFAILLQVMDYATLTDNNGKQADFRHVVLIMTSNAGARDMTARTIGFGTPTGDDSAKKGQDAVERLFSPEFRNRLDAVVPFRPLTGEVVERIVDKFIRELAGQLAGRKVRLSLTPKARSALARQGYDPRYGARPLARIIQERVKDPLSDAILFGELRRGGQVVIDLDEAGELTLQAGH; encoded by the coding sequence ATGATCAGCAAGGAAGTGGAACATACCCTCACGGCCGCGGCGCGTGAGGCACACCTGCGCCACCACGAATACCTGTCGCTGGAGCACCTCCTCTTCGCCCTGGTGCAGAGCGAGAAGGGGGCCCAGGCGCTCCGGGCCTGCGGGGGGGATCCCGCCGTCCTCAAGGCGGAACTCGAGATCTTCTTCCAGCGGCACATGGAGCGGTCCCCCGGGGACGAGCCCCACCCGCCCCAGCCCACCGTGGCCCTCCAGCGGGTCCTCCACCGGGCCATCATGCACGTCCAGTCGGCGGGAAAGTCCGAGGCCGACATCGGGGACCTCATGGCCGCCCTCATGGCCGAGGAGGAATCCCACGCGGTGCGCCTGCTGGCCCGACAGGGCATCACCCGGCTGGACATCCTCCAGTACATCTCCCACGGGGTCACCAAGGTGCCCCTGGCCACCGAGCACCGGGAGGCCTGCCCGGGCTGCGGCCCCGGCGGCCGGGAGGCCCCGGCGTCGGCGCCGGGGACGGCCCTCGAGGCCTTCACCGTGAACCTCAGCCGGCGGGCCGCCGAGGGGCGCATCGACCCCCTGGTGGGCCGGCGGGCGGAACTCGAGCGCACGCTCCAGGTGCTGACCCGGCGCCGCAAGAACAACCCCATCTACGTCGGGGAGCCGGGTGTGGGCAAGACCGCCCTGGCCGAGGGGCTGGCGCTCCGCATCCACCAGGGCGACGTCCCGCCCCTCCTGGCCGACGCGGAGATCTACGCCCTGGACATGGGGGCCCTCCTGGCCGGCACCAAGTACCGCGGCGAGTTCGAGGCCCGGCTGAAGGAGGTCATCGCCCAGCTCAGGGAGCGGCCCGGGGCCATCCTGTTCATCGACGAGATCCACACCATCGTGGGGGCCGGCGCCACCAGCGGCGGCTCCATGGACGCCTCCAACATCCTCAAGCCCGCCCTGGCCGGCGGCGAGATCCGCTGCATCGGCTCCACCACCTACGAGGAGTACCGGAAGTTCTTCGAGAAGGACCGCGCCCTCTCCCGGCGCTTCCAGAAGATCGAACTCCAGGAGCCCTCCGTGGACGAGACCGTGCGGATCCTCAAGGGCCTCAAGAAGCGCTACGAGGACCACCACCGGGTCCGCTACACCGAGGGGGCCGTGAAGGCCTGCGCGGAGCTCTCCGCGCGCCACATCACCGATCGGCACCTGCCCGACAAGGCCATCGACGTCATGGACGAGGCCGCCGCCGCCAAGCGCCTTGCCGCTCCGGCGGGCCGGGGGGGGCGCCCCCTCTCGGTCACCGTGAAGGACGTGGAACGCGTGGTGGCCCGCATGGCCCGGATCCCGGAGCGCTCCGTCAGCCACTCCGACCGCGCCGCCCTGGAGCACCTGCCGGATCGACTGAAGGAACAGGTCTTCGGGCAGGACCACGCCGTGGACCTCGTGGCGCGGGCCATCAAGCGTTCCCGGGCGGGGCTCGGGCAGCCGGATCACCCCATCGGCTCCTTCCTCTTCACCGGCCCCACCGGTGTGGGAAAGACGGAGTTGGCCCGGAGCCTGGCCGGCGTCCTCGGGATCCACTTCGAGCGCTTCGACATGAGCGAGTACATGGAGAAGCACGCGGTGGCCCGCCTCATCGGCGCGCCGCCCGGTTACGTGGGCTTCGACCAGGGCGGCCTCCTCACCGACGCCGTCCGGAAGCATCCCCACTGCGTCCTCCTCCTGGACGAGATCGAGAAGGCCCACCCGGACATCTTCGCCATCCTGCTCCAGGTGATGGACTACGCCACCCTGACCGACAACAACGGGAAGCAGGCGGACTTCCGCCACGTGGTCCTCATCATGACATCCAACGCCGGCGCCCGGGACATGACCGCCCGGACCATCGGCTTCGGGACCCCCACCGGGGACGACTCTGCCAAGAAGGGACAGGATGCGGTGGAACGGCTCTTCAGCCCCGAGTTCCGGAACCGGCTGGACGCCGTGGTCCCCTTCCGTCCCCTCACCGGCGAGGTGGTGGAACGCATCGTGGACAAGTTCATCCGGGAGCTGGCAGGACAGCTGGCCGGCCGCAAGGTGCGCCTCTCGCTCACCCCGAAGGCCCGTTCCGCCCTGGCCCGCCAGGGCTACGATCCCCGGTACGGGGCCCGGCCGCTGGCCCGGATCATCCAGGAAAGAGTCAAGGACCCCCTCTCCGACGCCATCCTCTTCGGCGAACTCCGCAGGGGTGGCCAAGTGGTGATCGATCTGGACGAGGCGGGCGAGCTGACCCTCCAGGCCGGCCACTGA
- a CDS encoding ChaN family lipoprotein, which translates to MRTSRPNPSWTFLLLLLAMPWGGPSARAAELPHVSLEVRLHPGEAPPVSGRVDIRIPPGRQVRVDTAGLRLGRVLLDGRPVRPRLDGGVFRVRAGREDGRLLVTFEVPAAALADPGGRDGMVLLGGWFPRLLDRACYRLSVEVPPGFAAVSEADEVAELEADGRRLFRFAFPHPRRDVSLVAGPYVVSRDKEGAVDVACYFFPEDRDLAPRYLAKAREAIRSYVERFGPYPYGRFAVVENRRPTGYGLPSYTLLGQAVVRLPFIPDTSLRHEIVHQWFGNGVGVRDGGGNWCEGLATYLADHQAAAEKGEGAAYRHRLLIDYESYVHPPALSLADFREGKDRAARAVGYGKGAMVFHMLRRLVGDEAFNRGLRRLAEKYRFREAGWEDLEAVFEEAAGRDLGPFWRRWIRGHDLPRLVLSPPEVRKTEGGRYRVTARLRQETGREPPYEISVPVRLETGDGVIERTVRLAGDEADIDLTAESPPTALVVDPECDVARHLSPAEIPPVLSRLFGARRRMVVSDDPALGAELAAFLGGIVPGPVAVKAPGDVDPGALPGRSLLVTGIPRGALAHRIPLAPAGPGEVRVTAYANPSDGAEVLVHLAVGEGARLDALLPRLSHYGRYSTLRFRDGRVQEKETLPSDRGLRAGFAPPVTAVPSAAMASLDEIIDAVSTRRVIFVGERHDRFEDHLAQAAVIEGLARRGRPLAVGMEMFQQPFQAALDAYVRGDIDERTLLERTEWFRRWGFDWVLYRPIVTLCRRMGIPLVALNVPLELTKKVSKGGLASLSEADRAELPEMDLDNAAYRQRLREVYRQHPESFHRPFQNFYEAQVLWDEGMAEAIHRYLSGHPGVQMVVIAGGGHVAYGDGIPARVRRRGGYETATLLDPGGETPRPGMADFFLFPPEVPAPFTAKLGVIVERERGGIRIREVAPGSPAARAGLRPGDRILALDGYAVADLSALKLALAFKQEGESAVVRVRRALRFRPDREEEVTVGPFRPVSYH; encoded by the coding sequence ATGCGCACCTCCCGACCGAATCCCTCCTGGACCTTCCTCTTGCTCTTGCTGGCCATGCCCTGGGGAGGACCGTCCGCCCGTGCCGCCGAGCTCCCCCACGTGAGCCTGGAGGTACGGCTCCATCCCGGGGAGGCGCCCCCCGTCTCCGGGCGCGTCGATATCCGGATCCCCCCGGGCCGCCAGGTTCGGGTGGACACCGCCGGGCTTCGCCTCGGCCGCGTCCTCCTGGACGGCCGCCCCGTCCGGCCGCGGCTGGACGGCGGGGTCTTCCGGGTGCGGGCCGGCCGGGAGGACGGCCGGCTTCTCGTGACCTTCGAGGTCCCCGCGGCGGCGCTGGCGGATCCCGGCGGCCGGGACGGCATGGTCCTCCTCGGGGGCTGGTTCCCCCGCCTCCTCGACCGGGCGTGCTACCGCCTGTCCGTGGAGGTGCCGCCGGGGTTCGCGGCGGTCTCCGAGGCGGACGAGGTGGCGGAGCTGGAGGCCGACGGGCGGCGCCTGTTCCGTTTCGCCTTCCCCCACCCGCGCCGGGACGTCTCCCTGGTGGCCGGGCCCTACGTGGTGTCCAGGGACAAGGAGGGAGCGGTGGACGTGGCCTGCTATTTCTTCCCGGAAGACCGGGACCTGGCCCCCCGCTACCTGGCCAAGGCCCGCGAGGCCATCCGTTCCTATGTGGAACGCTTCGGCCCCTACCCGTACGGCCGCTTCGCCGTGGTGGAGAACCGGCGCCCGACCGGCTACGGTCTCCCCTCCTACACCTTGCTCGGCCAGGCGGTGGTCCGCCTTCCCTTCATCCCGGACACCTCCCTCCGGCACGAGATCGTCCACCAGTGGTTCGGCAACGGGGTCGGCGTCCGGGACGGCGGCGGCAACTGGTGCGAAGGGCTGGCCACCTACCTGGCCGATCACCAGGCGGCGGCGGAGAAGGGTGAAGGGGCCGCGTACCGGCACCGGCTGCTCATCGACTACGAAAGTTACGTGCACCCGCCCGCCCTTTCCCTCGCGGACTTTCGGGAGGGAAAGGATCGTGCCGCCCGGGCCGTGGGCTACGGCAAGGGCGCCATGGTGTTCCACATGCTCCGGCGTCTCGTCGGCGACGAGGCCTTCAACCGGGGGCTCCGCCGGCTGGCGGAAAAGTACCGTTTCCGGGAGGCGGGATGGGAAGACCTGGAGGCCGTCTTCGAGGAGGCGGCCGGCCGCGACCTGGGTCCCTTCTGGCGCCGGTGGATCCGGGGTCATGACCTGCCGCGCCTGGTCCTCTCCCCCCCGGAGGTCCGAAAGACCGAGGGAGGCCGCTACCGGGTGACCGCCCGTCTTCGCCAAGAGACCGGGAGGGAGCCTCCCTACGAGATCTCCGTCCCGGTCCGGCTCGAGACCGGGGACGGGGTGATCGAGCGTACCGTTCGGTTGGCCGGGGACGAAGCCGACATCGACCTGACGGCCGAATCGCCGCCTACCGCCCTGGTGGTGGATCCCGAGTGCGACGTCGCCCGGCACCTGTCACCCGCCGAGATCCCGCCGGTGCTTTCCCGCCTCTTCGGGGCACGACGGCGGATGGTCGTCTCCGACGACCCCGCCCTCGGCGCCGAGCTGGCGGCCTTCCTCGGCGGGATCGTCCCGGGCCCGGTGGCTGTGAAGGCGCCGGGGGACGTGGATCCAGGGGCCCTCCCGGGACGTTCCCTCCTGGTGACAGGCATCCCCCGGGGGGCCCTGGCGCACCGCATCCCCCTCGCCCCGGCCGGTCCAGGAGAGGTGCGGGTCACGGCCTACGCCAACCCCTCCGACGGCGCCGAGGTCCTGGTGCACCTGGCCGTCGGCGAAGGTGCCCGCCTCGACGCCCTGCTGCCGCGGCTCTCCCACTACGGCCGCTACAGCACCCTGCGGTTCCGGGACGGGCGGGTCCAGGAGAAGGAGACCCTCCCCTCGGATCGGGGGCTCCGCGCCGGCTTCGCGCCCCCGGTGACCGCCGTTCCGTCCGCCGCCATGGCGTCGCTGGACGAGATCATCGATGCCGTCTCCACCCGGCGGGTGATCTTCGTGGGGGAACGGCACGACCGGTTCGAGGATCACCTCGCCCAGGCGGCCGTGATCGAGGGCCTGGCCCGGCGGGGGCGCCCCCTGGCGGTGGGCATGGAGATGTTCCAGCAGCCCTTCCAGGCGGCCCTCGACGCCTACGTCCGCGGCGACATCGACGAACGGACCCTCCTGGAGCGAACGGAATGGTTCCGGCGGTGGGGGTTCGACTGGGTCCTCTACCGGCCCATCGTCACCTTGTGCCGCCGGATGGGCATCCCCCTGGTGGCGCTCAACGTGCCGCTGGAACTCACCAAGAAGGTCTCCAAGGGCGGCTTGGCCTCGCTGTCCGAGGCGGATCGGGCCGAGCTCCCCGAGATGGACCTCGACAACGCCGCCTACCGGCAACGCCTGCGGGAGGTCTACCGCCAGCACCCGGAATCCTTTCACCGGCCTTTCCAGAACTTCTACGAGGCCCAGGTTCTCTGGGACGAGGGCATGGCCGAGGCCATCCACCGGTACCTGTCGGGCCATCCCGGGGTCCAGATGGTGGTGATCGCGGGCGGCGGCCACGTGGCCTACGGCGACGGGATCCCCGCACGCGTTCGACGGCGGGGCGGCTACGAGACCGCGACCCTCCTGGACCCCGGCGGAGAGACGCCGAGACCCGGGATGGCGGACTTCTTCCTCTTCCCCCCGGAGGTGCCGGCGCCGTTCACGGCCAAGCTCGGTGTCATCGTGGAACGGGAACGGGGAGGAATCCGTATTCGGGAAGTGGCGCCCGGCAGCCCGGCGGCCCGGGCGGGGCTCAGGCCCGGCGACCGGATCCTGGCCCTCGACGGATATGCCGTGGCGGATCTCTCCGCCCTCAAGCTGGCCCTGGCCTTCAAGCAGGAGGGAGAGTCGGCGGTGGTTCGGGTGCGGCGGGCCCTTCGTTTCCGGCCGGACCGGGAGGAAGAGGTCACGGTGGGCCCCTTCCGCCCCGTCTCCTACCACTGA
- a CDS encoding TlyA family RNA methyltransferase has product MTSPSTKPHRVRLDARLVSLGLAPSRQRAQALIGAGKVRVDGRPVDKAGRLVPLAARVEVAGPDHPFVSRGGLKLAHALDTFGIEVRGLSCLDVGASTGGFTDCLLQRGARHVIAVDVGYGQLAWRLRQSPRVTVLERTNIRHLAPGALGQPVDLAVVDTSFISLRLVIPAVLPHLGPGGRIVALVKPQFEVGRAHVGKGGVVRDEAALAATLEDLVRFFNRSLSLSVRGPVPSPIRGAKGNREFLVALAPPEATAGAALEGGGEETYRSS; this is encoded by the coding sequence ATGACATCGCCTTCCACGAAACCGCACAGGGTCCGGCTCGACGCCCGGCTCGTCTCTCTGGGGCTGGCCCCCTCCCGCCAGCGGGCCCAGGCCCTCATCGGGGCCGGGAAGGTCCGAGTGGACGGCCGGCCCGTGGACAAGGCCGGGCGCCTCGTCCCCCTGGCGGCCCGGGTGGAGGTGGCGGGCCCGGACCATCCCTTCGTCAGCCGAGGGGGGCTCAAGCTCGCCCATGCCCTGGATACCTTCGGGATCGAGGTCCGCGGGCTTTCCTGCCTCGACGTCGGTGCCTCCACGGGGGGGTTCACCGATTGCCTCCTCCAGAGGGGGGCCCGGCACGTCATCGCCGTGGACGTGGGCTACGGCCAGCTTGCCTGGCGCCTTCGGCAGTCGCCCCGGGTGACGGTGCTCGAACGGACCAACATCCGGCACCTCGCGCCCGGCGCCCTCGGGCAGCCCGTGGATCTCGCCGTGGTGGACACGTCCTTCATCTCGCTGCGGTTGGTGATTCCGGCCGTGCTGCCCCACCTCGGCCCCGGCGGGCGGATCGTCGCCCTGGTGAAGCCCCAGTTCGAGGTGGGGCGGGCGCACGTGGGCAAGGGGGGCGTCGTCCGGGACGAGGCCGCCCTGGCGGCCACCCTGGAGGACCTGGTCCGGTTCTTCAACCGGTCCCTCTCCCTCTCCGTCCGGGGGCCCGTCCCCTCCCCCATCCGGGGTGCCAAGGGCAACCGGGAGTTCCTGGTGGCGCTGGCGCCCCCGGAGGCGACCGCCGGGGCCGCCCTTGAGGGCGGCGGCGAGGAGACTTATCGTTCCTCGTGA
- a CDS encoding FtsB family cell division protein codes for MWLLGGLLLLVAAWDVAGPFGLWKLRHLAHSRHWLQARVAALRQERDSLRGEISRLEGDAGYQERAVRRILGWVKDGEILFRFPEGR; via the coding sequence TTGTGGCTGCTCGGCGGGCTGCTGCTCCTCGTGGCCGCCTGGGACGTCGCAGGGCCCTTCGGGCTCTGGAAGCTGCGCCACCTCGCGCACAGCCGCCACTGGCTCCAGGCCCGGGTGGCCGCCCTCCGGCAGGAACGGGATTCGCTTCGCGGCGAGATCTCCCGCCTGGAAGGGGATGCCGGCTACCAGGAGCGGGCCGTGCGGCGGATCCTCGGCTGGGTGAAGGACGGGGAGATCCTCTTCCGGTTTCCCGAAGGCCGCTAG
- a CDS encoding class I SAM-dependent methyltransferase: MKPHPPGRSEGGAARAFDAAAGEYDRWYDGNPLFAAELAAVRELGELRPPAVEIGGGTGRFAAALGIPVVVDAAGGMLRLARERGVAAVQALAERLPFRDGTFRTACFLFSLCFMDDPGRALGEARRVLSPGGRLVLGIIRRDSPLGARVAEKGTAGHPLYRFARPLDPGEIDRLLARHGFRPLRWVSALPGEEAGGAGAPLEGVVAGCCFLAVLAEAAP, from the coding sequence ATGAAACCGCATCCACCAGGCCGATCCGAGGGCGGGGCGGCCCGCGCCTTCGATGCGGCGGCCGGCGAATACGACCGCTGGTACGACGGGAACCCGCTCTTCGCCGCGGAGCTGGCGGCCGTTCGGGAGCTCGGCGAGCTCCGGCCCCCGGCCGTGGAGATCGGCGGCGGGACGGGGCGCTTTGCGGCGGCGCTGGGCATCCCGGTGGTGGTGGACGCGGCCGGCGGGATGCTCCGGCTGGCCCGGGAGAGGGGGGTCGCCGCGGTGCAGGCCCTGGCGGAGCGGCTGCCGTTTCGGGACGGGACCTTCCGGACGGCCTGCTTCCTCTTCAGCCTCTGTTTCATGGACGATCCCGGCCGGGCCCTCGGGGAGGCGCGGCGGGTCTTGTCACCCGGAGGGCGCCTGGTTTTGGGGATCATCCGAAGGGACTCCCCCCTGGGCGCCCGGGTCGCGGAAAAAGGGACGGCCGGCCATCCGCTCTACCGGTTCGCCCGCCCCCTGGACCCCGGCGAGATCGATCGCCTCCTCGCACGGCACGGGTTCCGCCCCCTCAGGTGGGTCTCGGCCCTCCCGGGAGAGGAGGCGGGCGGGGCCGGCGCCCCCCTGGAAGGGGTGGTGGCGGGGTGCTGCTTCCTGGCCGTCCTGGCCGAGGCGGCCCCGTGA